From one Microbulbifer sp. A4B17 genomic stretch:
- a CDS encoding multidrug efflux SMR transporter, which translates to MSYLFLTFAIIAEVTATLLLKASSGWEKWWLGMASIFFYSLASLFLALVLKTMNVGMTYAIWSGVGIALVCAASVFIWQQKFDIYATCGIALIFTGTALITVKSNVFVQ; encoded by the coding sequence TTGTCGTATTTATTTTTAACTTTTGCAATCATCGCCGAGGTTACTGCAACATTGCTTCTTAAGGCATCTAGTGGCTGGGAGAAATGGTGGCTGGGTATGGCCTCTATATTCTTTTACTCACTGGCCAGCTTGTTTCTAGCTTTGGTCTTGAAAACTATGAATGTAGGTATGACCTACGCTATTTGGTCTGGAGTAGGAATAGCACTTGTTTGTGCAGCATCTGTATTTATTTGGCAGCAAAAGTTTGACATCTATGCCACTTGCGGAATTGCATTGATATTTACGGGTACAGCCCTGATCACAGTTAAATCCAATGTGTTTGTGCAATAG
- a CDS encoding cupin domain-containing protein — MQKEALISQKFYHLWCDKGSGSRTTVGYFSDFELIQYSNPVPEYHFRDLPKVNRTEFAILPPGWESDFHSTPSPQWVITLAGQWRTTTRDGVVVTYKPGDVHFGGDVPTKEMAVNQQGHCTINPSEKEPAKLLILGVDSLLSVPEG; from the coding sequence ATGCAAAAAGAAGCGTTGATCAGTCAGAAGTTTTATCACCTTTGGTGCGACAAAGGTAGTGGGTCAAGAACTACTGTGGGATATTTTTCGGATTTTGAGTTGATACAATACTCCAATCCAGTGCCTGAGTATCACTTTCGGGATTTACCTAAAGTCAACCGTACTGAGTTTGCAATTTTGCCTCCCGGGTGGGAAAGTGATTTTCATTCTACACCGAGCCCCCAGTGGGTTATCACATTGGCGGGGCAATGGCGTACAACAACACGAGATGGAGTAGTGGTGACATACAAACCTGGGGATGTTCATTTTGGTGGAGATGTTCCTACAAAAGAGATGGCCGTAAATCAGCAGGGGCACTGTACGATTAACCCCTCTGAAAAAGAACCGGCAAAGCTGCTTATATTAGGGGTTGATTCATTGCTGTCTGTTCCTGAGGGTTGA